The Nitrospiraceae bacterium genome segment GCCCAGACCGGCGCGCCAGATAGCCGTCAAGCAGATCGGTCACCGCCGCCACGACAAACACGATCGCGGCGATGATGGATCGATGTGGATCCGGCGTCGCGAACAGCATGACAAAGACCGGAATGAGGAGAATCCTCGTGAGCGTGAGCAGATTGGGGACGTTGATCGATTCCTGCCCCACCTGTTTCCACATGTCGATGACCCAGTTCACCGTCCCTCCCGCCTCAGTGCTTACACGATCCCGTTCTTCAAGAGGTCGTGCAGGTGAATTACGCCGACGATCCGCTGCTCCCCTTCCGTCACCACGAGCGTCGTGATCGAGTAGCGCTCCATCACTTCAACGGCTCGCGCCGCCAAGTCATCCGGTCCGATCGTTCGCGGCGAGCGAGAAGCCAGTGTTCCAGCCGTCGCCTTGATGATTTCGCCGCCCTGCTGGACGAACCGGCGCAAATCGCCATCGGTGATCACGCCGAGAAGGGCGCCAGTCCGATCAATCACCGTCGTCATGCCCAGTTTCTTGGCTGAAATCTCCGAAATCGCCGCCGAACCGGTCGCCTGTTCTTGAACTCGTGGGACTTCGTCACCGACATGCATAAGATCACGCACCTTGATGAGCAAGCGCCGGCCAAGCGTGCCGCCCGGATGGAACTGCGCAAAATCCTCAGATTTGAATCCCCGCTTTTGCAACAACGCCACGGCCAACGCATCCCCCATCGCCAAGGTCGCCGTCGTGCTGGCCGTCGGGGCCAATCCCATCGGGCAGGCTTCCTCCGATACGGACACGTCCAACACGACATCGCTGTGCTTGGCCAAGGTCGAACCCATCTTTCCCGTTAAGGCCACAGTGGGAACGCCCATTCGCTCGATGTACGGCAACAACTGGAGTATTTCCTTCGTTTCGCCGCTGTTCGAAATCGGAATGAGGGTATCGCGACGGGCCAGCATGCCCAGATCGCCATGCACACCTTCGGCCGGGTGGAGAAAGAAGGCGGGCGTGCCGGTGCTGGCCAACGTCGCGGCAATCTTTTGCCCAATGAGGCCGGACTTACCCATACCGGAAACGACGACTTTCCCTTTGCAGTTGTAGAGCAAATCCACCGCCTGCGTAAAACGTTCGTCCAGACGATCGACCAGAGTCTGGACCGCGCGGGCCTCAATCTGGAGCACCCGGCGGCCTTCATTGAGGCTCGCGCTGGTCTGTCCGCCGGAGGTTTTCGCAGTGGAGTGGTTTTTCAGTTTTTCGGTTTTGCTGCGTCGCATATCCGCATCACCCGCTCAAGCAGTGTCTTCAACTGATGCAGCGGAACCATGTTCGGACCATCGGAGAGGGCATCATCGGGATTCGGATGTACCTCCATGAAGAACCCATCGACACCAGCTCCCGCTGCTGCACAGGCGAGCGGTTCAACGAATTCTCGCTGGCCGCTTGATTGTGTCCCACCGCCGCCCGGGAGTTGCACGCTGTGAGTCGCATCGAAGACGACCGGATAGCCAAAGCTGCGCAGGATCGGGAACGATCGCATATCGACGACAAGATTGTTATACCCGAAGGAAGATCCCCGTTCAGTGAGAATAATACGGCGATTCCCGCACTCTTCCACCTTCTTCACCGCATGGCCCATCTCTTGAGGCGAGAGAAACTGGCCCTTCTTCACGTTCACGACTTTGCTGGTCTTGGCTGCGGCAACCAGGAGATCCGTCTGCCGGCAAAGGAATGCGGGAATCTGAAGGATATCCACGACTTCACCGGCTTCAGTGGCCTGCTCCTCTGTGTGCACATCTGTCAAGACTGGGATACCTAACTGATCTTTTACCTTCTTGAGCACGGCCAGGCCTTTTTCGATGCCGGGGCCACGAAATGACTTGATTGACGTTCGGTTCGCTTTGTCGAACGATGATTTGAAGACATAGGGAATGCCGAGCGCCTTGGTGATCTCGGCGATGCGGCTGGCCGTTTCCAACACGAGTTGTTCGCTTTCGATGACACAGGGGCCGGCGATCAGAAACGGCCGCTGCCCTTGACCGGCTTTGAACGTTCCGATGTCGACGACGTTCGCCATGGCCGCTCAGTGTCCAAGCTTGTTCCGCAACGCGGCGCCAACAAATCCGCTGAAGAGCGGATGAGGATGGTGCGGGCGCGAGTTATATTCCGGATGGAATTGCGTCGCCAAGAACCAGGGATGGTTCCTCAATTCGACGATTTCGACTAATCGTCCGTCTGGCGAGAGACCGCTGAGCACCAACCCTTTCGCCGTCAAGACATCGCGGTAGGCATTGTTGAATTCATACCGATGTCGGTGTCGTTCGCGGACTTCGTCCACACCATACATCTTGTGCGCCAACGTGCCCTCGCCCAGTTTGCAGAGATACGACCCGAGCCGCATAGTCCCGCCTTTGTCGCTCACACTGTGCTGATCCGGCATCAGATGAATCACGGGATGGGGAGACCGCTCGTCGAATTCGGCGCTGTTCGCCCCCGCAAGGCCGGCCACGTTGCGGGCAAATTCAATCGTTGCGCACTGCATACCGAGACAGAGTCCAAGGAACGGGACATGATGTTCTCTCGCGTATCTAATCGTCGTGATTTTCCCTTCGATTCCCCGCGATCCGAATCCTCCAGGAATCAGAATCCCGTCAGCGTCACGAAGAATCCGTTCGGTGCCCTGGCGTTCGACGTCCTCCGATTCAATCCAGTTGATGTTGACTCTCGTTTCATGGTCAATACCGCCGTGCACCAACGCTTCGGCCAGACTCTTGTAGCACTCCTTCAGCCCCGCATATTTCCCTACCAGCGCGATGGAGACTTCGTGTTTGGGATGCTTGATCTTCTGAACCATCGCGTCCCATTCGCGCAGATTGGGTGGACCCGTTTCCAGACGAAGCTGGCGAACGATCAATTCATCCAGGCCTTCTTTCCGAAATACGATCGGGACTTCATATATCGTGTCCACATCCTTGGCTGTAATGACCGCGTCTTTCTCCACGTTGCAGAACATCGCAATCTTCGCCTTCAACTCCGGGGGAATGTACCGGTCGGTCCGGCATAAGAGAATGTTCGGCTGAATGCCGATTTCGCGCAGCTTGTTCACCGAATGCTGGGTCGGCTTGGTTTTTAATTCACCCGCTGCCCCGATATAGGGCACCAGCGTGAGATGGACGTACAGGACATTGTCACGGCCCACGTCATACGGCATTTGGCGAATCGCTTCGAGGAACGGCAGGCTCTCAATGTCGCCGACGGTGCCGCCGATTTCCACGATCGTGACATCCATCCCTTTCGAAATCCGCACGATGCATTGCTTGATCTCATCCGTGACATGCGGCACGACTTGGACCGTTCCGCCGAGGTAATCGCCGCGACGTTCTTTGGTGATGACGGAGTGATAGATTCGCCCCGTGGTGTAATTGTTTTCTTTTGTCAGCGTCAACGAGGTGTACCGCTCATAGTGACCCAGGTCGAGGTCCGTCTCCGCCCCATCATCCGTCACGTACACTTCGCCATGCTGATAGGGATTCATCGTACCGGGATCAACATTGATGTAGGGATCAAGTTTCAAGAACGTGATTTTGAGGCCTCGACTTTCCAACAGGTTCCCGATCGAGGCCGACGCGAGTCCCTTCCCCAACGATGAGACGACCCCGCCGGTCACAAAAATGAACTTGCTCATCGTGCGTTCCATCCCTTTCGATCGAATGATTCGAACCCGCATACCATAGTCAGCAAGAAGGCACCGCCCGATTGAAGGTCATACTCTGTGCCGTAGTCTCGGCGAACCGAAGTTGCTCCGATACCGTAACCGCATCTTCCGGTGTATCCACGCGGAGCGAGCTTCGTTTCGTTTCCCACACTCGAATGGTCATCCCATGTTCCAAGGCGCGCAGTTGCTCCAATTTTTCTCCATCTTCTAACACCCCAGTCGGCAGCGCGGCAAACTTCAGGAGTGCATTCCTTCTGTAGCTATACACCCCTAAATGAATATAGCCCAAACCCTGTGTCGAGCAGCGGCCGGAATCCTCTCGCACCATGGGAATCGGAGACCGCGAAAAGTATAGGGCCTTCCCCTGCTGGTCGGTCACGACTTTCACGACGGCGGGATTCTGCAGCTCCCCCCTGGATTCGATCGCCCGCTTCAGCGTTCCTATTTCGGCTCCACTCGCAATGAATGGCTCGATGAGATCGGTGAGCAAATCAGGATCTACCGGAATTTCGTCCCCCTGCAAATCCACAAAATATTCACCCGGAAGTGTGCTGGCTACGGCTGCTACACGATCCGTCCCAGTCCGATAGTCTCCCGTCATGAGGATCACTCGTCCACCGAACTGCTCTACGGCTTGTTTAATGCGCTCGTCGTCGGTCGCTACCACTACGTCGGATACCACCGCGCAGGCCGCAGCTCGTTCGTACACGTGCTGGATCAACGGCTTGGCACCCAGTTTCACCAGTGGTTTTCCTGGGAAACGCGACGACCCGTAGCGAGCTGGAATGACCACGCTCACGGACGACCGGACGTTAGTCATCCAGGACCTCCGACAGTTGCTGTGCAGACACTGTCGCCGTTCCGACCATCCCTACCACGATTCCTGCTGCCTGGTTCGCCAGCTGTGCCGCCTCCTTCATTGTTGCCCCCGTCGACAATGCCAACGCCAACGTCCCGATCACCGTGTCACCCGCTCCCGTCACATCATAAACCTGTCGAGCCTGCGTGGGAATATGCCAGGAGACCCCATCGGCCTCGTACAGGCTCATTCCTTTTTCGCCACGAGTAACCAAGACAGACTGGCACCCAAGCCGTTGTCGGATGATCGCCCCGGCTTGATCGATCGCCTGGTCGTCATCCCCGTGCACGCCGGCAGCCTGTGTGGCCTCCAGATGGTTCGGTGTAATCACCGTTGCACCCTTGTAATAGCCGAAATGTTCCACTTTAGGATCGACAACCACGGGAATCCGCCGAAGCGATGCCAATCGCGTAAGCTCTGACATCAAGGCTGCCGTCACCACTCCCTTCGCATAGTCGGAGACGACGAGACAGGAGAGTTCTCGTACACGCGATTCCACATAGCGCAGGATACGTTGCTGTAAAGACTTTTTAAGTTCGTCTCTCTGTTCCACGTCATAGCGGACAACCTGTTGATTGTGCGCGATGACCCGCGATTTTCTGGTCGTCGGACGTTCCTGATCGATGACTACCCCGCCACGACCCGATCGCTTTGTTCCCAGTTCCTTCAGCAGCAACCGGCCGGTTTCGTCCGAGCCAATCACGCCGCAGAGATCCGCCTTGCCTCCCAAAGCGAGAATATTGTTGAACACGTTCGCTGCTCCACCGAGCTTCAAAGATTCAGAATCCACGTGTACGACCGGAACCGGAGCTTCCGGGGAGATCCGGCTGACGCGTCCCCAGATGTAATGGTCGAGAATCAAGTCTCCGATGACCAACACCGAAGCCTGTGGGAACCGCTGAATATATTGCCGGAGCGCTTTCGCAGGCACCTTACCTCCCTGGTCACTGACTCCCTGACGAGACACCGTCTGGCGACGACGCGTGCCTATTGAATGGCTTTGCCGAACCGTTCCCATCGCACCCAGTCGGTCCACTTTCCCTGGCCGCTCCAGGACCAGTAAATCCTGAACGCCTTGCCACGAATCTTCTCCTCACGCACAAAGCCCCAAAATCGACTGTCCAAACTCTGATCGCGGTTATCGCCCATGACGAAGTAGGCCCCTTCAGGCACGGTCACCGGCCCGAAATTATCCCGTGGGTTGATCATCCCATCGATGATTCCCGGGTCGATCCGTTGCGTAAACCCCTTGTCGTCCAACGG includes the following:
- a CDS encoding KpsF/GutQ family sugar-phosphate isomerase is translated as MRRSKTEKLKNHSTAKTSGGQTSASLNEGRRVLQIEARAVQTLVDRLDERFTQAVDLLYNCKGKVVVSGMGKSGLIGQKIAATLASTGTPAFFLHPAEGVHGDLGMLARRDTLIPISNSGETKEILQLLPYIERMGVPTVALTGKMGSTLAKHSDVVLDVSVSEEACPMGLAPTASTTATLAMGDALAVALLQKRGFKSEDFAQFHPGGTLGRRLLIKVRDLMHVGDEVPRVQEQATGSAAISEISAKKLGMTTVIDRTGALLGVITDGDLRRFVQQGGEIIKATAGTLASRSPRTIGPDDLAARAVEVMERYSITTLVVTEGEQRIVGVIHLHDLLKNGIV
- the kdsA gene encoding 3-deoxy-8-phosphooctulonate synthase yields the protein MANVVDIGTFKAGQGQRPFLIAGPCVIESEQLVLETASRIAEITKALGIPYVFKSSFDKANRTSIKSFRGPGIEKGLAVLKKVKDQLGIPVLTDVHTEEQATEAGEVVDILQIPAFLCRQTDLLVAAAKTSKVVNVKKGQFLSPQEMGHAVKKVEECGNRRIILTERGSSFGYNNLVVDMRSFPILRSFGYPVVFDATHSVQLPGGGGTQSSGQREFVEPLACAAAGAGVDGFFMEVHPNPDDALSDGPNMVPLHQLKTLLERVMRICDAAKPKN
- a CDS encoding CTP synthase, with product MERTMSKFIFVTGGVVSSLGKGLASASIGNLLESRGLKITFLKLDPYINVDPGTMNPYQHGEVYVTDDGAETDLDLGHYERYTSLTLTKENNYTTGRIYHSVITKERRGDYLGGTVQVVPHVTDEIKQCIVRISKGMDVTIVEIGGTVGDIESLPFLEAIRQMPYDVGRDNVLYVHLTLVPYIGAAGELKTKPTQHSVNKLREIGIQPNILLCRTDRYIPPELKAKIAMFCNVEKDAVITAKDVDTIYEVPIVFRKEGLDELIVRQLRLETGPPNLREWDAMVQKIKHPKHEVSIALVGKYAGLKECYKSLAEALVHGGIDHETRVNINWIESEDVERQGTERILRDADGILIPGGFGSRGIEGKITTIRYAREHHVPFLGLCLGMQCATIEFARNVAGLAGANSAEFDERSPHPVIHLMPDQHSVSDKGGTMRLGSYLCKLGEGTLAHKMYGVDEVRERHRHRYEFNNAYRDVLTAKGLVLSGLSPDGRLVEIVELRNHPWFLATQFHPEYNSRPHHPHPLFSGFVGAALRNKLGH
- the kdsB gene encoding 3-deoxy-manno-octulosonate cytidylyltransferase, yielding MTNVRSSVSVVIPARYGSSRFPGKPLVKLGAKPLIQHVYERAAACAVVSDVVVATDDERIKQAVEQFGGRVILMTGDYRTGTDRVAAVASTLPGEYFVDLQGDEIPVDPDLLTDLIEPFIASGAEIGTLKRAIESRGELQNPAVVKVVTDQQGKALYFSRSPIPMVREDSGRCSTQGLGYIHLGVYSYRRNALLKFAALPTGVLEDGEKLEQLRALEHGMTIRVWETKRSSLRVDTPEDAVTVSEQLRFAETTAQSMTFNRAVPSC
- the rfaE1 gene encoding D-glycero-beta-D-manno-heptose-7-phosphate kinase, encoding MPAKALRQYIQRFPQASVLVIGDLILDHYIWGRVSRISPEAPVPVVHVDSESLKLGGAANVFNNILALGGKADLCGVIGSDETGRLLLKELGTKRSGRGGVVIDQERPTTRKSRVIAHNQQVVRYDVEQRDELKKSLQQRILRYVESRVRELSCLVVSDYAKGVVTAALMSELTRLASLRRIPVVVDPKVEHFGYYKGATVITPNHLEATQAAGVHGDDDQAIDQAGAIIRQRLGCQSVLVTRGEKGMSLYEADGVSWHIPTQARQVYDVTGAGDTVIGTLALALSTGATMKEAAQLANQAAGIVVGMVGTATVSAQQLSEVLDD